The DNA region TTCGCTACTTAATTTAGAGCAAATTAAGCAACTAATCTATATGCGTTATGCAATTGAGAGTATGGTTTTACGAGACTTTTTAGCAGTAATGGAACCCATGACTATCGAGAAAATTAGGTATCGTCTTCGCCAACAAGAAGTACTTTTAAGTGGTAATTTTGAAGCTGAAGAATTCTATATTCTTGACGCTAAATTGCATAGTATTTGGTTTCATCAGACAAAAAAAGACGGGCTTTGGCAATATATTCAAGGTGCCCAAGCAAATTATACTCGTTTCAGAATGTTGGACATGGTTGCCGTGAAAAACTTCCGCCAAATTCTAGATGAACATTTAGAATTATTTACAGCTATTGAAAATAAAGATTCCTCAAGTCTAGATGCAATAGTAAAAAAACATGTTTATGGTGGTATTAATCGTTTAGGTGAAAAATTAACTACTGAATTTACTGGCTATTTTTTACCACACTAGTTTTACTATGATTTTTATTAAATATAAATTTATAAGGAGTTTTTTATGGAAATACGCTATTCTTGTAACCAACGCGATTTTAAAAAATATGATACAACAACAATTCGCCAAGAGTTTTTAATTGAAGAACTCTTTCCCCTGGATAATCTTCAAGCTACCTATTCACATGTAGACAGAGTAGTTGTTCTTTCTACTATGCCAGTTGAGAAAACTATTTCTTTAGAGACAAATATTGATTGTTGGAAAAATTTAGGCGTTAAATTTTTTTTAGAAAGACGTGAATTAGGAATCATTAATATCGGTGGCCCAGGATTAGTTCTTGCTGCAAACGAAAACTATCATTTAAACCGGTTAGATGCCCTATATCTATCTATGGGCACTAGTGATGTATTTTTTCGAGCACTAGATCCATGTAATCCTCCGAAATTCTATATGTGTTCAGCCCCAGCGCATAGAGCTTACCCAACTAAGCTAATCACTTTCAATAACGCTATTCATCGCGAACTAGGAAGTTCAGAAACAGCTAACGCTAGAATTATTCATCAATTTATTCACCCTGAAATTTTAGAAACTTGTCAACTTAGTATGGGCTGTACTATTTTAAAACCAGGTAGTGTGTGGAATACTATGCCGTCGCATACTCACGAACGCCGTATGGAAGTATATCTGTATTTTGATATAGCTAACGATCAAGTTGTTTTCCATTATATGGGTGAACCGACTGAAACTAGGCATGTAGTTATGCAAAATGAGCAAGCTATTATATCTCCTTCTTGGTCTATACATTCTGGTTGCGGAACCGCAAACTATTCTTTTATTTGGTCAATGTTAGGCGAAAATAAAATTTTTGATGATATGGATCATATTAAAACCCCAGATTTAAAATAATTTCTATAAGGAGCATAAAAGTTAATTTTTCAAATGTGAAATACTGCTAAGTGACGAGTATGTGAGAGAATATTTAAGATTTTAGAAGGAGGTACTCTTAATGTCTATGAATTGTTTTTCTTTATCAAATAAACTGGCTTTAGTAACTGGTGGCTCCTACGGCATCGGCTTTGCGATTGCTACAGCCTTAGCTGAAGCTGGTGCCAAAATTGTTTTTTGTGATTTAAATGACGAACTAATTGAAAAAGGGCTAATAGCTTATCATAAACTAAATATTGCTGCTACTGGTTATGTATGTGATGTTACTAATGAGTTAGCCGTTCAAGAAATGGTGAAAAAAATCGAAACCGATTTGGGTGTTATTGACATTTTAGTAAACAATGCTGGCATCATCAAACGAATTCCAATGTTAGAGATGAGTAGCACTGATTTCAGACAAGTAATTGATGTCGATTTAACTGCTCCTTTTATCGTCGCCAAAGCCGTATTATCCAGTATGATTAAACAGCGCCGCGGTAAAATTATAAATATTTGCTCAATGATGAGCGAATTAGGTCGAGAAACAGTATCAGCTTACGCTGCTGCTAAAGGTGGACTAAAAATGCTGACTAAAAACATTGCCTCAGAGTACGGCGAATATAATATTCAATGCAATGGTCTTGGCCCTGGCTATATTGCTACCCCACAAACCGAACCACTAAGAACCAACGGTCATCCTTTTAATAATTTTATTATTGCTAAAACTCCAGCCGCACGTTGGGGCACTCCTGAGGATTTGGCTGGCCCAGCAGTCTTTTTAGCTTCAACGGCCTCAGATTTCGTCAACGGGCATATTCTTTACGTTGACGGTGGCATTCTCGCTTATATTGGCAAACAACCCTAAATACAAATGGCTATCTCAACACAATAAGAAATTGTTAAGGTAGCCTCTTTCTTGCAAAACATAGCGGCAATGTTATCATTTGTTTTATTTTGCTATTTTGCCACTTCGTTTGCTAAATAAAGTTTTAATATTACTTACAACATAAAAGAGAGTGCCCCAAAATAGGTTTTTTAAGCCTTTTTTGCGACACTCTATTTTTATTGCCTTTTCTGATGCAAACCATAAATTATATGATAAGTTGCTCGCACTTGATTAGCCTTTTGATAAGTTGTTTGATATTCGTTCAACATCTGCAAAAGCAACCGCCTACTTACTAATAATTTTTCGCTTGTACTAGCATTGTTTGCACCAACTTTTTTTACGGACTGCAAAAACTCTTTCGCTGTATTAAAATATTCCGCTTGCTCTTCTTCTAGAAAAACTGTCTGCCAAGCTAAATTATTACTAAATTCTTGTAATTGTGTAGTTGTAACAAATTTGGGCCCATGCACGCCTGTATTTTCTAAGCCTAATTTTTTATAGGCTAAAGCAAAAGAATTATGCATTTCGTTAAAAGTTCGCTCGCCGAAAGTTGCATACAAAAGTTGTCCATTAAGTTCTAAGAGTTCTAAATATCTTTTAAAGGTTGCTTTATAATCTGTAAACCACTGAAAAACTGCATTAGAAGTTATTAAATCAAATTTCCCCCCTAATTCAATTTTCTCTCCATCGGCCAACTGATAACTAATATTCGGATAAGCAGCTAATTTATGTTTAGTTATTGCAAGCATTTCTGCGGAAATATCTGTGGCCAAAATTTGCGCATGGGGATACTTTTCCGCTAGAATTTGAGTATAATTACCAGTACCACAACCAATTTCTAAAATGGCTTGTGGATTTTTATTATTAGCCTCGAGTAGCTTTGCTAGTTTAGTCGCCATTTTTTTCTGAACCACCGCATAATTATCATAACTCTGAGCATTGCGACTAAAATGCAATTTAACTTGTTGTTTATCTAACATTTTCTAATCCTCCTAAACAACCCTCGATGATTTCTCTAAATTTCAGCTCTTGAGTAAAAAAAGGAATATGTCCTGTTTTTTCTAGGAAATAACTCTTAGAGCCGCTAATATTTTTTGTAAATATCTCGCTGCACTTGGCAAACAAATTTGATCACTAAGGCCATGAATTATTTTACAAGGTACTTTTATTTGCCCTAATTTATTTCTTAAATCTTGCTCTAGCAAATAAGTTAGACCTTTATTCAGACTATTTAAATTTAACTGATAAAAATTTGTTGCGTATTCTTGCAAATATACTTGCTTATAAGGCTCTTCAGTTTCACAAAACATTAATTGATAAAACCCTGCTTGAGTTTGTTGTTGATTACGGTTCAACTTTCTTTGCAAATTTTTTACAACCGTTGCATCCAAACCAGCTTGATAGTCATCCACCTTAGTGAATTTTGCAGTTGTTGAAACTAAAATTATTTGTTTTATTTTATCGCTATGTTTTAGCGCCAATTCTAATGCTAACATTCCCCCTAAGCTCCAACCTAAAACATTTATTTGCTCTTGTTTTTCTTGCCAACAAGCTAAAAAGCTTTCTCTAATGAGCTATATTCGGAAAAATCAGTTTCATCAGGTTCTACCGCTAACTGTTTTAGCCATTTTGGCCAAATTTTCTTATCTGTTGCCCAACCAGTAATCAAAAATAGCATAATTACCTCATCATTTTTTATAATTTAAAATTCAATGACTTATAAAATCTAGGGACTTATTAATTAATATCATGATCCCAGTTATTTTAACTAGTTTTTCAAAAAAAATTGCTTTATCTGCCAATACTACTTATTCATCTAAAATTTAGTAAATAATAAAAAAGATAACCTTGTAAGCCTATTGTTTTTAAAAGGTTTACAAGGTTGTTATATTGAAAAATTATATCTATGTCAAATTTTCAAATAACCATATTTTTATTTTACTGCCAATCAAATTGTACTAAAAAATTGTTTATTGCCTCTTGATACAATTGCAGATCAACATTTAAGGCTCGAGCATGCTCAGCTCCTTGCGCATAATAAATTGCTTTTATCCCTTTTTTTTCATTAAATAGAACGGTTGACATTTCAGTTGGCACAAAATCGTCTTTACTACCATGAATAAACAAAATCGGTGTTTCTATATCTGCTATATTGGCCTTGGGCGAAACTTCGCTCAGCCAAAACCCCGACCTTGTTTTACAAACTAAACTTAAATAATTTAATATTACCGGCCGTAAAATTGGCGGAATACTATAGTCCGCACTGCGCAAATAATACAAATCATATAAATCTGAATAGGCACAATCTGCAATATAAAAATCAACTTGTTTGGTATTTGCATATTTTGCGGCATGCATTAATGCGGTAGCCGCTCCCATAGATTCACCATGTACACCTAACTTCCCCTGAGGATAGCGTTTTTGCAAAAATTCCACAATGGTTTGCAAATCTTCTTGCTCATAGAACCCATAACTGGGGTTATAACCTCCAGTTTGTCCATGATTACGACTATCATAAACTAAAACATTAAACCCTTGTCGCAAAAAAATTGGCGCATATTTCATAGCGCTCCATTTATGATCTTTGCCATTTCCATGGACTAAAATAACAGTTTTAGTCGTTGCCTGCGGTTGCAAATACAACTTAGCATTGATTTTATAAGCAAAAGCTGAATCCAAAAGTAGACCCTCTGCTTTTAATTTTTCTAACTCCTGATTATTTATTTTTAACTCTTGTATTTCTTGCTTGTAGCGATCTTTAGTATAAAGATTTTTTTTATTAAAATCCATTATTATACTATAAAAATAATTACCGACTGCGATAAAAATTAAATTAACTAACAAAATCACTATTATTCCATATTTTATTATCTTCTTTTTATTCAACCTTAGTACCTCCAGCTTCTTTGTTTAATAATAGCTTGAGTGTGTAAAATAACTATCCTTTAATAATTTTTTACCCCCAAAACTATTTTGCCAAATTTTAAAATAAAAATCATAATTTGTCAATTAAGACATGTTCACTGATAAATTTAAAGCATAAACAAAAGCTGGCCCAAGATATTTTCTATCTTAAACCAGCTTTTTTCCCAACTATTTATAACTATAAAATCCAATGAAAAACTATCCAATTTTATTTAGTTATAAACATTTTCTATTTTTTATAAACTTTACAATAAAAATAACTTTAATTACTAACTATCTTTTTTAAATTATACGTTCATTAAACTAAACAACTAGCTTACTTTTTTTAGCTGATTTCTTTTGTATAACAATCAAAATTATCATAACTGCTAAACCAATTAAATCAGTTATTAAACCACTTTTAATTAAGCAAAGAGCACCTGCTGCCGCAAATAGCCGCATTAATATTCCTAAGCGAGCATACAAATACCCTTCTGTAGCTACTGCAATTAAAAATACGCCTAAGCAGGCAGAAAGAGCTACCCACAGTCCCTCGGTGAACGTTGTATTAATCAACATTAATTGTGGTGAATACACAAACATAAATGGCACAATAAAGCCAGCAATAGACAGTTTCACCGAAGCATAACCTGTCTTCATAGGATCACCACCAGAAAGGCCTGCGGCCGCAAAAGATGCTAAAGCAACGGGCGGAGTTATATTAGCAAACATTGCGTAATAAAATGAAAACATATGCGCTGCAGCTGGTTCTATTCCTAATTTAGCCAAAGCCGGTGCAGCAATTGTTGCCGTAATAATATACGCGGGAATTGATGGTAAACCCATACCTAAAATCATACAAGTTATCATTGTAAACAACAACGTAAATAATAAACTCGTATCACCTAAAGCAATAATTGTATTAGCCATTGTTAAGCCAAACCCTGTTTTAGAGGAAACACCGATAATTATGCCTACGCAAGCACAGGCAATAGCTACAGAAACCGTAGCCTTTGCTCCTTCTGCTAAAGAATCAACGAGATCTTTCAAGCTCATTCTTGTTGAAGCTTTAAACTGAGCTACAATTACAGTTACAATTATTGTTAAAAATGCAGAATTTATAACTGTTCTGCCTGAAAAAAACAGCATGTACATCAAAAATGCGATAGGCAATAGCAAGTGCCCTTTATCGCGCATTACAGCACCTGGTTTCGGTAATTGATCTTTTGGCAACCCATGTAAACCATCTTTTGATGCCCTTAGCTGTACTTGAATCATAATACCCAAATAATATAGTAATGCTGGCACTGCTGCCCAAACAATAATATTAGAATATTTAACCCCTAGCATCTCTGCCATTATAAATGCAGCCGCACCCATAATTGGTGGCAGCAATTGCCCGCCAACTGATGCCGATGATTCAACTGCCCCAGCAAATTCAGCTGAATAACCCGTTTTTTTCATCAGCGGAATTGTAAAAGCACCTGTGGTAACTACGTTGGCAATAGCGGAACCATTGATTGAGCCTAAAAATCCTGAAGCAATAACTGAAACTTTAGCTGGTCCACCTTTAGTGTGCCCGGCTAAAGCCAAAGCGATGTCATTGAAAAATTGTCCCATACCAGACTTGCCCATAACGGCCCCAAATAAAATAAATAAGAAAATATAGCTTGCGGCTACACTAACAGATGTACCATATATCCCTTCTGTATTGGCAAAGAAATGATTAGATAATACTAGCCAATCATAACCCCGATGTGCAAACATTCCTGGCAAATCGCGCCCCCACAATCCATAAGCAATAAATATTAAACTTAAAATAGATAAGGCCCAACCAGTAACACGCCGCGAAGCCTCTAATACCAAAAATACTAGGAGACTTGCAACAAGCATATCTGTATCACTAGGTCGACCAGCACGGTCAACAACCCCTAGATAATCTATCCAGACATATAATGGCACTATTGCTGATAAAATCACCAAACCCCAATCTACCCAAGAAACTTTTTTAAAGTTTGATTTGCTAGAAAATGGATACATCATAAACGCCATAACCAACATCATCGCTACGTGTAAAGAACGATGTTTCAAGGTTACCGGAGGACCAAAAGCTGCTGTATACAAGTGATAGCAGGAAACAAAAATTGCTAGCCAATAAAAGAACTTTTTCATCATCGCCCCAGAGAATACTCTAGTCACCGATTCTTTATCTAGTTTTTTAATAATTTCTTCAGATTTTTCTAGTAGTTCACTATCACCTTCAAGATGGATGGTTTGTGTTTTTTCTTCAGTTTTTGTTTGTTTTAATTCTTTTTCATCCATTTTAGAACCTCCTTTCAATTACCAACCTAAGCCGAGTATGTTCTGGCAACATACTGCCCCGCGAAATAAGCTTGCCGTTAAGCCTTATATCTCTAGTTGCAAAATGTGAGTTTATCCAACTAAACTCAGGAAATACCTGCTCTATTTCTTCCATATAGATCAGACCATTCTCAATCCTACAACTTTTCCCTTTATTTTCAGGAATTCCTGCTCCAAAAGCCGGAAAACTTATGGTTTCTAAAACCAAGCTGTTGTCTTTACTGATATGATAGTATTCATTCCAGGGTATTTTTTCCAAAGAATGCACCCAGCCAAAAAAAAGCTTATCTCCTGCTTTAACAGGAACTTCTAAATATATCCGCCCTGTTTTGTAATCATAAATTCGTAAAACAGTAGCACAATTCCAATAATAGCCTGTGATAACAGCCAAACAAGCTATTATCACAAGGCTAATTTTCTTTAAATTATTTTTCTTAAACATTACTATTCCGCAGCTTACTTAATTCCTTTTTCTGCATAAAATTTAGCTGCGCCTGGGTGCAATTGTACAGAAGTTCCTTTTATACCTCTAAGTGCCGTTTCTAATCTAATTTCTTTTTTGGCAGTTGCATGAGAAGCCCCAATTGTCGCCAAACCTTTTTCCGAATAAATGCTTGTCAACAAATCATAAACTACATCATCAGGAAGATTTTTAGATACAAGCATAATATTCATTACTGCCGCTGTTGTTGTCTCTTTTTTGGTATCGTATACTTCTTTTGGTATTTTCCATTCTACATAAAAAGGATATTTTTTTATTAATTTAGCTAAAGCTTCGCCCTCAACAGGAATAAATACGATTTCTTTAGTAGTCCCTAATTCTTTAATTGTTGCATTGCCCAAACCAGAGGTAACAAAAGCTACGTCACATTGTCCGTTTTTCATTTGATCAATAGCTTCACCATAAGATAAGTAATCTACTTTCGCATCAGAATATTTCATCCCATGAGCTTCAAAAATCATCCGTGCATTTAACTCAACCCCAGAATTTGGTGCGCCTACACCAACTCGTTTTCCTTTAATATCTGCAAAAGTTTTAATTCCAGAATCTGCGGTAGTAACTATTTGGCAGACATTTGGCCAAAGTCCCATCATTGCGCGTAAATCTGCTGCTGGTTTTTTGCCTTGGTATGCCCCAAAAGCATCTACAGCTTGAATAACGGAGTCAGCCATTGCAATTGCCATTTCTCCTTGACCAGTTAAAATTGCATTAATATTCTCACCAGTAGCACCTGTAGCCGTAGCCGATGTTTTATAGCCCATCTCACCCGCTACCTTAGAAAAAGCACCACCAATTGGAAAATAAATACCACTAGTTGGACCTGTAAGTACTGTTACGAATTGTTTACTGCGATCAACTTTACCTGCACCAGCATTCTCTTTTTTGGAGCTGCCACAGGCTGCAAGTGTTACCGCCAAAACCATAGCCAGCATAATCGTTAGAAGTTTTTTCATAAAAATTCCTCCTTTTTTTCTTACGGCCTGAAATATTATTACGATACCAAATATAGACCGTATGTTATTTTTAATCATATCACAAAGCAATTATACGTTTCAAGTTTTTTCAAAGTATATAATTTTTTCAAGTAATAAAAACATTGTTTCGCTAATACTTCCATGAAACTGTAAACAAATCTTTGCTTTTTTCTCTAATATCTATAAATTAAGCAGTATATACTATATTAATATTTAGACAGCCTATATCAATTGCGAATCTTCTTATCATTTGAAAAATTACTCTTTGTTTTTTTATTTCATTTAAATCGCATTTTTATAAATATCCCCCTTCTTTGTTTTTTATTTGTATTGTGTTGACAAACTATTTAATTTTGTTTACAATAAAGCTCAATAAAACTTATTTAAATATTGCAATGCATTACTGGCGGATTAAAGTGGGATACCACGTGGAGTGCATTGTTTGAGCCGGCCGCCTGGGCAAGTATTATTTACTATGCTCAGGCGGTTTTTTCTATTGCAGCATTGAGCAACAAAATTAGGAGGTACTTTTAATGAACGCATGGCAAGGATTTAAACAAGATATTTGGTGCACAGAAATAAATGTGCAAAATTTTATTCAAAACAACTATAAACCTTATTTGGGTAATGAATCTTTTCTCGCGCCTATTAGCGAAAAAACAGCCTTAGTTTGGCAAGAAGCAATGCTTGCCTTAGCCGAAGAAACTGCACACGCTGGTGTACGTGATATTGATACTACAACTGTTTCAAACATCACTTCTCATCAACCAGGTTACATCAAAAAAGAAGCCGAGCTTATCGTCGGCTTACAAACTGATGCGCCTTTAAAACGCAGTGTTATTGTACATACAGGCGTACGCATGGCTGAACAAGCTTGTGAAGCTTATGGCTATAAATTAGATCCAAAAATTAGCAATATCTATCATAATCACCGTTTAACGCATAATAGTGCCGTTTTCGAAGCCTATACAGATGAAATGCGTCTAGCTCGTAGTGTAGGTATTATTACTGGCTTACCTGATGCTTATGGTCGCGGTCGAATTATTGGTGATTACCGTCGTGTAGCACTCTACGGTATAGATCGCTTAATCGAAGCTAAGCAACAAGACGTCCAAAAACTATCTTCGCTAGATATGAACGAACAAACAATTTTAGAACGTAGCGAGTTGGCACATCAAATAACAGCTTTAAAAGAACTCGCCCAAATGGCCGCAAGTTATGGCTACGATATCACTAAACCTGCAACTAATGCTCAAGAGGCTGTACAATGGTTATACTTTGCTTATTTAGCTAGTATTAAAGAACAAAATGGAGCTGCTATGTCATTAGGCCGTACCTCGACTTTCTTAGATATTTATCTCGAACGCGATTTAGAAAATGGTTTAATCACAGAGGCACAAGCGCAAGAACTTATCGATCAATTAGTAATTAAATTACGTTTAGCCCGCCATTTACGCACTCCCGAATACAATGAACTATTTGCTGGTGATCCGCTTTGGGTAACAGAAGCCATCGGTGGTATGGGATTAGATGGAAGAACTCTAGTCACTAAAAATTCTTATCGTATATTGCATACTTTATACAATTTAGGTCCTTCCCCTGAACCAAATTTAACAATTTTATGGTCCCAAGAGCTCCCCAGTGCTTTTAAAAATTATTGCGCCCAAGTATCTATCGACACCAGTGCCATCCAATTTGAAAATGATGATCTTATGCGTGAGATTTATGGTGATGACTATGGCATCGCTTGTTGCGTATCTGCTATGAAAATTGGTCAACAAATGCAATTTTTTGGCGCTCGTGCTAATTTGGCTAAGGCACTTTTATTAGCAATAAACTCTGGGTGCGACGAAAAAACTGGTCAACAACTAGTACCGGGCATTGACACTCTTGACAATTCCCCGCTTGATTATGCTAAAGTTCGAGCTAATTACTCGCAAGTTATTGCTTGGTTAGCTAAACTTTATGTAAATACGATGAATGTAATTCACTATATGCATGACCACCATGCTTACGAAGCTAGTCAAATGGCTCTGCACGATACCAAAGTTGAACGCTTAATGGCTTTTGGAATTGCCGGTCTTTCTGTAGCTGTAGATTCGCTTAGCGCCATTCGCTACGCACAAGTTAAAGCAATCCGTAATGCCCAAGGCATTGCAATCGACTTTGAAGTAACTGGCGAATTCCCTAAATTTGGCAATAACGATATGCGCGTAGATAGTTTAGCTACTGAACTTACCGCTGAATTTAATCGTGAACTTAAAAAACATTATGCTTATCGCCAAGCCAAACATACTCTTTCTGTGTTAACGATTACTTCTAATGTAATGTATGGTCAAAAAACTGGCGCGACTCCTGATGGCCGTAAAGCCGGCGAAGCTTTTGCCCCTGGAGCAAACCCTATGCATGGCCGTGATCAAAGTGGTGCCCTAGCAGCAATGAAATCTATTTGTGCCATTGATTATAAAGACTGCTTAGATGGCATATCTTATACCTTCTCGGTTTTACCAAATAGCCTCGGCAAAACTAAACAGCAACAAATAGCCAATCTTACTGGCCTATTAGATGCTTATGCACAACTAAAAGGACACCATATCAACGTTAATGTATTCGACCGTGCTATTTTAGAAGATGCTATGAAAAATCCTGCTAAATACCCGCAACTAACTATTCGTGTTTCTGGCTATGCTGTACATTTTATTAAACTTAGTGCGCGCCAACAGCAAGAAGTTATTAGCCGCACTATTTATTCGCAACTATGAGCAAAGCTTATTTTCACTCCTTAGAAAATTTTGGGACAGTTGACGGCCCTGGAATTCGTTTAGTAGTTTTTTTAGCAGGTTGCTCTCTAGGCTGTAGCTTTTGTCATAATCCTGATACTTGGGCGCGTGGTAATAAGCAAATAAGCGTAGATGAAATTTTAGCTAAATATGAAGAATATCGCCCTTTCTATGAAAATTCTGGCGGGGGCATAACTATCAGTGGTGGTGAACCTTTACAACAACCAGAGTTCTTAATTGAACTTTTTAAAGCTTGCCGTACAGCTAATATTCATACGGTTTTAGACACTTCTGGTGATTGTCCTCGAGCTAAGTTAGAACAAGTTTTGCCCTATGTTGATCAAGTTTTGTTTTGTGTTAAAGTAGTCGATCCCGTAAAACATCGGCACTTAACTAGTAAAACTAATAAACATATTTTAGAAAATCTCTCCTTAGTTAGTGCGCGTGTCCCTTTAGTTTTGCGTTATGTTGTTATTCCTAGTATTAACGATACTGAAGCTGATTTACAAGCATTAAAAGATTTAATCCATAGCTTGCCCCACAAACCAACCATCGACTTGTTAGCCTATCACACTCTCGCCTTAAAAAAATGGCAAGAGTTAAATCTTACTTATCCTTTACAGGGTATTCCTGAAGCTAGCAAAGTTGATGTAGAACGCGTGGCAACTTATCTGGCAAATTAAAAAACCGACCCCCATTTGTTAAATTTTTGATGTGTATCCATAAATTTGGCTACCTATCATTACCTTAACTTTTGGGGGTCGATTAAATTCAAGGAACTTTTTAACTATATCTTAATTTCTAATTCTACCGGACAATGATCGCTGCCCAATACCTGCATATGGATTTTAGCATCTATAATCTGTTTTGCTAAAGAATTTGCAACTACAAAATAATCAATCCGCCACCCAGCATTTTTCTCACGCGCTTTGAAGCGATAAGACCACCACGAATATACCCCTGTAGTTTCAGGATATAAATAACGATAACTATCTGTAAAGCCAGCTGTCAATAACTGAGAAAACTTTTCTCGTTCTTCTAACGTAAACCCAGCACTTTTCGTATTAGTCTTAGGATTTTTTAAATCAATTTCTTGATGCGCTACATTTAAGTCGCCACAATATATTACTGGTTTTCGCTTGTTCAAATCGCTTAAATAATTTCTCATAGTATCTTCAAATTGTAACCGATATTCCAAACGCGCTAATTCAGTTTGTGAATTAGGAACATAACAATTAACCAAATAAAATTCTGGATATTCTAAAGTTAGAACTCGCCCTTCATCGTTATATTGATCATTAATGCCTAAAGTTACTTGCAAGGGTTGCTGTTTGCTAAACACCGCTGTACCTGAGTAACC from Succinispira mobilis DSM 6222 includes:
- a CDS encoding TAXI family TRAP transporter solute-binding subunit, whose product is MKKLLTIMLAMVLAVTLAACGSSKKENAGAGKVDRSKQFVTVLTGPTSGIYFPIGGAFSKVAGEMGYKTSATATGATGENINAILTGQGEMAIAMADSVIQAVDAFGAYQGKKPAADLRAMMGLWPNVCQIVTTADSGIKTFADIKGKRVGVGAPNSGVELNARMIFEAHGMKYSDAKVDYLSYGEAIDQMKNGQCDVAFVTSGLGNATIKELGTTKEIVFIPVEGEALAKLIKKYPFYVEWKIPKEVYDTKKETTTAAVMNIMLVSKNLPDDVVYDLLTSIYSEKGLATIGASHATAKKEIRLETALRGIKGTSVQLHPGAAKFYAEKGIK
- the pflB gene encoding formate C-acetyltransferase, which encodes MNAWQGFKQDIWCTEINVQNFIQNNYKPYLGNESFLAPISEKTALVWQEAMLALAEETAHAGVRDIDTTTVSNITSHQPGYIKKEAELIVGLQTDAPLKRSVIVHTGVRMAEQACEAYGYKLDPKISNIYHNHRLTHNSAVFEAYTDEMRLARSVGIITGLPDAYGRGRIIGDYRRVALYGIDRLIEAKQQDVQKLSSLDMNEQTILERSELAHQITALKELAQMAASYGYDITKPATNAQEAVQWLYFAYLASIKEQNGAAMSLGRTSTFLDIYLERDLENGLITEAQAQELIDQLVIKLRLARHLRTPEYNELFAGDPLWVTEAIGGMGLDGRTLVTKNSYRILHTLYNLGPSPEPNLTILWSQELPSAFKNYCAQVSIDTSAIQFENDDLMREIYGDDYGIACCVSAMKIGQQMQFFGARANLAKALLLAINSGCDEKTGQQLVPGIDTLDNSPLDYAKVRANYSQVIAWLAKLYVNTMNVIHYMHDHHAYEASQMALHDTKVERLMAFGIAGLSVAVDSLSAIRYAQVKAIRNAQGIAIDFEVTGEFPKFGNNDMRVDSLATELTAEFNRELKKHYAYRQAKHTLSVLTITSNVMYGQKTGATPDGRKAGEAFAPGANPMHGRDQSGALAAMKSICAIDYKDCLDGISYTFSVLPNSLGKTKQQQIANLTGLLDAYAQLKGHHINVNVFDRAILEDAMKNPAKYPQLTIRVSGYAVHFIKLSARQQQEVISRTIYSQL
- the pflA gene encoding pyruvate formate-lyase-activating protein encodes the protein MSKAYFHSLENFGTVDGPGIRLVVFLAGCSLGCSFCHNPDTWARGNKQISVDEILAKYEEYRPFYENSGGGITISGGEPLQQPEFLIELFKACRTANIHTVLDTSGDCPRAKLEQVLPYVDQVLFCVKVVDPVKHRHLTSKTNKHILENLSLVSARVPLVLRYVVIPSINDTEADLQALKDLIHSLPHKPTIDLLAYHTLALKKWQELNLTYPLQGIPEASKVDVERVATYLAN
- a CDS encoding exodeoxyribonuclease III; its protein translation is MKLISWNVNGFRACLQKGFAEFFTQVDADIFCLQETKMQEGQANFNPEGYFAYYNSAIKKGYSGTAVFSKQQPLQVTLGINDQYNDEGRVLTLEYPEFYLVNCYVPNSQTELARLEYRLQFEDTMRNYLSDLNKRKPVIYCGDLNVAHQEIDLKNPKTNTKSAGFTLEEREKFSQLLTAGFTDSYRYLYPETTGVYSWWSYRFKAREKNAGWRIDYFVVANSLAKQIIDAKIHMQVLGSDHCPVELEIKI